The DNA sequence ATGGCAAAAGCAACCACAAAAAAAGATGCACCCATATAAAGAAGATCAACCCAAGCCAACAGCAAGGCCAAAAAGCGAAACACGAGGCCCTGCTTCTGAAATTTCTCGTGTTCCCGCAACCCGGGAAGGAAATAATGCGGGCGGGCGTGAAACAAATAATGAAGTGTTTGCGAATGTAATCGGTTCAAATGACAGTATGCGGACTCAAGTTGATCAGGCAAAGGCAGCAATCCTCTATCCTCCTAAGGGGTTAAGCTGCTTGATCACTGGACCGACAGGAAGCGGGAAAACCTTTTTTGTCCATGCGATGTTTCGTTTCGCGCAAGCAAATCAAGTTTTTGCAGCTGATAAGGAACTGGTTGTATTTAATTGTGCCGACTATGCGCATAATCCTGAGTTATTGATGGCCCATTTGTTCGGATACCGCAAGGGTGCCTTTACAGGAGCGACAGAAACGACGGACGGGTTGATCCAACGGGCAGACGGCGGCATGCTCTTCATGGACGAAGTGCACCGCCTGCCGCCTGAAGGTCAAGAAATGATTTTTTATCTACTGGATCACGGCACCTATAATCGGTTAGGCGAAACCGATAAAGCCAATAAAGTCAATGTCCGTCTTGTTTGTGCTACGACAGAAGATCCTGCTTCCAGTTTGCTTCAGACCTTTGTGCGACGCATTCCGATTGTCATTAAATTACCGCAATTTTCAGAGCGCCCGATAGTGGAACAGCTGGATTTATTGAAGCGGATGGTCTCGATTGAAGCCAATCGAATCCAAAAAAGCATCCATGTGAAACAGGATGCGGTGAAGGCATTGATCGGCAGCGTAACCTACGGAAATGTCGGGCAGCTGAAATCGAATGTCCAGCTTGTTTGTGCGCGTGCCTTTTTGAAATATATGAATTCAGATGAAATATCGATAACGTTGGATGAACTGACACCAGAGATCCAAAACGGTCTGATGAATCTAGCGAATAATCATCGTGAGCGCTTGAATGAACTCACCCGGATACTGGAGCCCGTGCTGAAGTTGGTGCCGAATGAAGGTGCGGAAAGCCAACTGATCAGCGATTCCTATGAGCTTCCTTATAATTTGTATGAAATCATTGGGAATAAGGCCGCACTTCTGCGTGAAGAAGGGCTTGATAAGGAATCCATCAACCATTACATTACGACCGACATCAATGTCCATCTGAAGTCTTTTTATCGTGATACGGGGTTGACCTTTGATACAGAGAAAAAGCTTTCCGAAATCATTGATCAACGAATTATCCGCTTTGCAAAGAATATGTTTGAGTATGCGCAAGATCATTTGGATTATCATTTCCAACGAAATTTTGTCTATGCCATGAGTCTCCATATCAGTTCGTTTTTAAAACGGATCCAATTGGGCGAAAACAGCCGGACGCTCCATGCAAGCATCAAAAATATGGTGGAAGATTATCCCCAAGAGTTTACGGTAGCTAAATGGATGAAACAAGAGCTGCAAAAAGAATACAGCATCAACATCCCTGAGGTGGAGACCTATTATCTGACCTTGCTGCTGGTTTCATTAAAGCAAGATAATGTCTCAGGGCGCGTAGGTGTTGTGATTGCTGCCCATGGAAGAAGTACAGCAACGAGCATGGCGGAAGTTGTGACGACCTTGTTGGGGGTCGACAATATTCGCGCTGTAGATATGCCACTTGAGATGAAGCCCCAAGTGGCTCTCGAAAAGATTATTCATTGTGTCCAAGAAATCGATCGAGGGAGCGGGGTCATTTTGTTGGTCGATATGGGCTCGCTGACGACCTTTTCGGAAAAAATCACCGAAAAAACAGGAATTGAGGTCAAAACGATCGACATGGTCACGACCCCGATCGTTTTGGAGACGGTACGCAAGACGGATCTTGTTGAAACGACACTTGATGAAATTTATCGATCGCTCCAATCTTTTCGTGGTTATGCGGGCAGCAACGTGACTACGAGAGAAGAGAACGGACACTCTTTAAAGCGCAAAAAGGCAATCGTTGCGATCTGCGCTTCGGGCGAAGGAACTGCGCAAAAGATGAAAGAGATGCTCGATAAGCATTTAGAGAAATATTTTGATGTGGAAATCGAGGTACTGCCGATTTCGGTGATCGAAATGGATGAGCAGCTGGCAAACTTGCAACAGGAATATGAAATCCTGGCGACAACGGGAATCGTCAAACCAAAAATCGATGCCGTTTACATTCCCATGGAACATTTCTTCAATGGTGATGCCGAAAAAGTGTTGGACTACTTAGTGGAAGAGTCCGAATCCTATGATGATAGTGAATTGACATTGGAGAAGGCAAAGCAGATATGTGTGGAATACATGACGCAAAGCTTTACTTTCTTGAATCCGCAAAAGCTGATCGAACCTTTGTGGAAATATAGTAGTTCCTTATTGAAGAATGAAGAAAATTATTCCCAAGCAATCAATCTTCTGATGCACCTCGCGGGAATGTTTGAGCGGTCCCTGCGCCAAGATACATTGATCGCACCGCAAGAAGAACTGGAAATGACTGAACAGACCGAGACATTTAAGCAACTGGAACAATCCTTAAATCTTCTGAGCGGCACCTTTCAAATTGAAATGCCGAAAGATGAAGTATACTATCTCCAGCAATTACTGGCCTATCAAGAATAACGATACAGTGTTGCATACACTAACGACAAATAAAAAAAATACACTAAAACACTACGGGTTTTAGTGTATTTTTTTTGCTTTTTTCTCCAAGGGAATGGGTCATACACTAAGTTGGCACGCTTTTTGCATATAGTATAGTGTCTGGGAAATGGCCTGCCAAGCTATTTATCCAAACAGTCATAAAATATATTCAATAGGAGGTATACAAATGGTAGGAATTATCCTAGCAAGTCACGGGAATTTCGCTGAAGGCATTCTGCAATCCGCTTCTATGATTTTCGGCGAACAAGAAAATGTCAAAGCAGTGACCTTGGCGCCTAGCGAAGGTCCGGACGATGTCAAAGCAAAAATGCAAGAGGCCATCGCATCCTTTGACAACCCAGAGGAAGTGTTGTTCTTAGTCGACTTATGGGGCGGAACACCGTTCAATCAAGCCAACAGCCTTTTTGAAGCGCACAAAGACACATGGGCCATCATCGCTGGAATGAACCTTCCAATGGTCATCGAAGCGTATGCTGCACGCCTAAGCAGTGACTCGGCACAAAAGATTGCCGCACAAATTCTTCCATCAGCGAAGGATGGCGTAAGAGCTAAGCCGGAAAGTTTAGAGCCGAAGAAAGTGGAAGCGGCTTCTAAGGGGCAGCAGCTAAAAGGCAGCCTTCCTGCAGGGACAGTTGTGGGTGATGGCAAAATCAAGTTATCGTTAGTTCGTTTGGATTCACGGTTGCTTCATGGACAGGTGGCAACAACGTGGGCGAAAACAACCGGAACAGATCGGATCATCGTGGTTTCGGATGATGTCTCAAGAGATGAATTGCGGAAAAACCTCATCGTGCAAGCGGCTCCTCCAGGAGTCAAAGCCAACGTGATTCCAATCAAAAAAATGATCGAAATTGCCAAGGATCCTCGTTTTGGGAACACGCATGCCCTCTTGCT is a window from the uncultured Trichococcus sp. genome containing:
- a CDS encoding sigma 54-interacting transcriptional regulator — its product is MKRIDRIYEYIKIRSQDYTEAAFEQGNEGVTTQEVVTELQIIRPNASSDLNELVRQGKLIKSSGRPVRYADHSLKWQKQPQKKMHPYKEDQPKPTARPKSETRGPASEISRVPATREGNNAGGRETNNEVFANVIGSNDSMRTQVDQAKAAILYPPKGLSCLITGPTGSGKTFFVHAMFRFAQANQVFAADKELVVFNCADYAHNPELLMAHLFGYRKGAFTGATETTDGLIQRADGGMLFMDEVHRLPPEGQEMIFYLLDHGTYNRLGETDKANKVNVRLVCATTEDPASSLLQTFVRRIPIVIKLPQFSERPIVEQLDLLKRMVSIEANRIQKSIHVKQDAVKALIGSVTYGNVGQLKSNVQLVCARAFLKYMNSDEISITLDELTPEIQNGLMNLANNHRERLNELTRILEPVLKLVPNEGAESQLISDSYELPYNLYEIIGNKAALLREEGLDKESINHYITTDINVHLKSFYRDTGLTFDTEKKLSEIIDQRIIRFAKNMFEYAQDHLDYHFQRNFVYAMSLHISSFLKRIQLGENSRTLHASIKNMVEDYPQEFTVAKWMKQELQKEYSINIPEVETYYLTLLLVSLKQDNVSGRVGVVIAAHGRSTATSMAEVVTTLLGVDNIRAVDMPLEMKPQVALEKIIHCVQEIDRGSGVILLVDMGSLTTFSEKITEKTGIEVKTIDMVTTPIVLETVRKTDLVETTLDEIYRSLQSFRGYAGSNVTTREENGHSLKRKKAIVAICASGEGTAQKMKEMLDKHLEKYFDVEIEVLPISVIEMDEQLANLQQEYEILATTGIVKPKIDAVYIPMEHFFNGDAEKVLDYLVEESESYDDSELTLEKAKQICVEYMTQSFTFLNPQKLIEPLWKYSSSLLKNEENYSQAINLLMHLAGMFERSLRQDTLIAPQEELEMTEQTETFKQLEQSLNLLSGTFQIEMPKDEVYYLQQLLAYQE
- a CDS encoding mannose/fructose/sorbose PTS transporter subunit IIA, yielding MVGIILASHGNFAEGILQSASMIFGEQENVKAVTLAPSEGPDDVKAKMQEAIASFDNPEEVLFLVDLWGGTPFNQANSLFEAHKDTWAIIAGMNLPMVIEAYAARLSSDSAQKIAAQILPSAKDGVRAKPESLEPKKVEAASKGQQLKGSLPAGTVVGDGKIKLSLVRLDSRLLHGQVATTWAKTTGTDRIIVVSDDVSRDELRKNLIVQAAPPGVKANVIPIKKMIEIAKDPRFGNTHALLLFENVQDVVRAIEGGVEIKELNVGSMAHSVGKVVVNKVLSMGSEDVKAFETLKEKGIKFDVRKVPNDSSEKMDSLLKKAKEELAKA